In Stutzerimonas stutzeri, a genomic segment contains:
- the malQ gene encoding 4-alpha-glucanotransferase: MSDERLNRLAKAAGLSIDWVDADGRDQRVSPDVLRAVLGGLGLAADSETDVETSLEKLDAINGTSHLPPLLTLDQGAPLELKQYFEPGTAYSLTLEDGPDHQGTLDDQARLAAIHTPGYHHLEIGGQHLTLAVAPHACPSVEDVAGPSAWGLTVQLYGLRRPGDGGLGDTLALETLVRSAAAQGADALGISPIHAMFTGNSRQYSPYSPSSRLFYNILHSAPEAILGDTPLRIAIESCGLAEELERLEQLELIDWDAVSRTRQCLLRALYDDFVTGGNAQRADFESFREAGGEALENHCRFEALHASLLSAEGYPQHWRDWPEQYRKPQSPAVEQFAQEHAEDISYHAFCQWLIARGLERAQTAARSAGMKIGLISDLAVGADGGGSQAWSRQDEVLAALSVGAPPDIINRQGQSWGISAFSPWGLKTHGYRAFIEMVRANLAHAGGMRIDHVMGLMRLWVMPSGAGPMEGAYLNYPFDDLLRLLSLEAWRRNAVILGEDLGTVPEGLREKLADRGLLGMRVLFFERDHQGTFKPPSHYPRSAITTSTTHDLPTISGWWQAHDIDWRIRVGQHQEQERPGQLEERERERAGLLRLLHEYTPEVDGDLAAPEVLADACSAFIGQTPAPLVLLPVEDALCLLEQPNLPGTTDTHPNWRRRYPGDSATLLDDAACARRLKILANARKQTIGNNHR; the protein is encoded by the coding sequence ATGAGCGATGAACGACTGAACCGTCTGGCCAAGGCAGCGGGTCTGTCCATCGACTGGGTCGATGCTGATGGCCGCGATCAGCGGGTAAGCCCCGACGTGTTGCGGGCGGTCCTTGGCGGGCTGGGCCTCGCCGCCGACAGCGAGACCGACGTCGAAACCAGCCTTGAAAAACTCGACGCCATCAACGGTACTTCTCACCTGCCCCCCTTGTTGACGCTGGACCAGGGAGCGCCACTGGAACTGAAGCAATATTTCGAGCCGGGGACAGCCTATAGCTTGACGCTCGAAGACGGCCCTGATCATCAGGGTACGCTGGATGATCAGGCACGTCTGGCAGCGATCCATACACCGGGCTACCACCACTTGGAAATCGGCGGGCAACACCTGACGCTCGCGGTGGCACCGCACGCCTGTCCAAGCGTCGAAGACGTCGCCGGCCCCAGCGCCTGGGGCCTGACCGTACAGTTGTATGGCCTGCGTCGCCCCGGTGACGGCGGGCTGGGCGATACCCTGGCCCTCGAAACCCTCGTGCGCAGCGCGGCCGCCCAGGGTGCCGATGCGCTCGGCATCAGTCCTATCCATGCAATGTTCACCGGCAATAGCCGCCAATACAGCCCCTATTCGCCTTCGAGCCGTTTGTTCTACAACATTCTTCATAGCGCACCGGAGGCAATACTCGGCGATACACCGCTGCGCATCGCCATCGAGTCCTGTGGGCTGGCCGAAGAGCTCGAGCGACTGGAGCAGCTGGAACTGATCGACTGGGACGCGGTGTCCAGAACCCGTCAGTGCTTGCTGCGGGCGCTCTATGACGACTTCGTCACCGGTGGCAATGCCCAGCGGGCCGACTTCGAGAGTTTCCGCGAAGCCGGCGGCGAAGCGCTGGAAAACCATTGCCGCTTCGAAGCGCTGCACGCGTCCTTACTTAGCGCCGAAGGCTATCCGCAACACTGGCGCGACTGGCCGGAGCAATACCGCAAACCGCAAAGCCCTGCGGTCGAGCAGTTCGCCCAGGAACATGCCGAGGACATCAGCTACCACGCCTTTTGCCAGTGGCTGATCGCGCGTGGTTTGGAGCGCGCCCAGACGGCGGCGCGTAGCGCCGGGATGAAGATCGGTCTGATCAGTGACCTGGCGGTGGGCGCCGACGGCGGCGGCAGCCAGGCCTGGAGCCGGCAGGACGAGGTGCTGGCTGCACTTAGCGTCGGCGCCCCACCGGACATCATCAATCGCCAGGGGCAAAGCTGGGGCATCTCCGCGTTTTCTCCGTGGGGGCTAAAAACTCACGGCTATCGGGCATTCATCGAGATGGTTCGCGCCAACCTGGCACACGCTGGCGGTATGCGGATCGACCACGTCATGGGCCTGATGCGTCTGTGGGTCATGCCCTCCGGCGCCGGTCCGATGGAAGGCGCCTACCTCAACTACCCCTTCGATGACTTGCTGCGACTGCTGTCGCTCGAAGCCTGGCGACGTAATGCGGTGATCCTGGGCGAGGATTTGGGCACCGTCCCCGAAGGACTTCGCGAAAAACTGGCTGATCGCGGTCTGCTGGGCATGCGTGTGCTGTTCTTCGAGCGCGACCACCAAGGCACTTTCAAACCGCCTTCACACTATCCGCGCAGCGCCATTACCACCTCCACGACCCATGACCTGCCGACCATCAGCGGCTGGTGGCAAGCCCACGACATTGACTGGCGTATCCGTGTCGGCCAGCACCAGGAACAAGAGCGACCCGGCCAGTTAGAGGAGCGCGAGCGAGAACGCGCTGGGTTGCTTCGTCTCCTGCATGAATACACGCCGGAGGTTGATGGCGACCTCGCCGCCCCGGAGGTCTTGGCGGACGCCTGCAGCGCATTCATTGGTCAAACACCGGCGCCGCTGGTGTTGCTTCCGGTGGAGGACGCGCTGTGCCTGCTGGAACAGCCGAACCTGCCCGGCACCACCGACACCCACCCCAACTGGCGCCGCCGTTATCCCGGCGACAGCGCCACGCTACTTGACGATGCGGCCTGCGCGCGTCGCCTGAAAATCCTGGCAAACGCTCGCAAGCAGACCATTGGAAATAACCATCGATGA
- a CDS encoding malto-oligosyltrehalose synthase produces the protein MRDLSATLRLQFHRDFTLDDATALVDYFADLGISHIYASPLLTARPGSMHGYDVIDPTHINPELGGEPALRRLVAALRAKGMGLILDIVSNHMAVGGSGNPWWLDVLEWGRRSPYAQFFDIQWNSPDPLLEGQLLVPFLGSDYGEALQEGKIPLCLDAETGALYAEHYEHRFPITPPSYGEVLRLTDNHELRALAQHFDALKTEPAPYQTARQLRADLARLLEDNAIRQLLEAALKHYDSTTEEGFKRLHGLLERQNYRLASWRTAGDDINWRRFFDINELGGLRVERPVVFEETHAKIFELISEGLVDGLRIDHVDGLANPRGYCRQLRRRVDRLNAARPAEAAQAHVPIYVEKILAEGERLQDDWGVDGTTGYEFMNQVSLLQHDPAGKSVLCSLWSEVAERPEDFMEEVRLARQLVLTGPLAGDFETVAQALLQVARYDVMTRDITLGAIRRALLELIVHFPVYRTYIGAHGRRETDEPFFQQALAGARTTLGEADWPLLDLLDRWLGGESLRSLPPGPARRIRRYACTRFQQLTSPAAAKAVEDTACYRSGALLSRNDVGFDPQTFSAPVDAFHAECLARAEHFPRNLLATATHDHKRGEDTRARMTVISERADWFAAKVRHWRQLAYGQRQELADGPAPSAGDEMLLFQILLGSWPLDLDAEDRKSVEAYGERIVKWHEKAVREAKLRSTWTDPNSEYEGACQQYIRSLLLDEQCKTLRTEIAAAAAELAPAGALNSLTQTLLRMTTPGVPDLYQGADYWDFSLVDPDNRRPVDFDQRRATFALQAQPTELLASWKDARLKQWLIARTLELRRAQPRLFTEGRYLPLKVEGEHADRLIAFARELGGSWLIVVAARLASSLLADSPSPQIPPERWGDTVVQLPDALSGHAMERLFDGMTVTPTQAGLRATEILKSLPLALLQLSISSTGESER, from the coding sequence ATGAGAGACCTTAGCGCCACGCTGCGATTGCAATTTCATCGTGACTTCACCCTCGACGACGCGACGGCGCTGGTCGATTACTTCGCCGACCTCGGGATCAGCCACATCTACGCATCGCCCCTGCTGACGGCACGCCCCGGCTCGATGCATGGTTACGACGTCATCGACCCGACACACATCAATCCCGAGCTCGGCGGCGAGCCGGCGCTGCGTCGTCTTGTCGCCGCGCTGCGTGCCAAAGGCATGGGCCTGATCCTCGATATCGTCTCTAACCACATGGCCGTCGGCGGTTCGGGCAACCCGTGGTGGCTGGACGTGCTCGAATGGGGCCGTCGCAGCCCTTATGCGCAGTTCTTCGATATCCAGTGGAATTCGCCCGATCCCCTACTCGAAGGCCAGCTGCTGGTGCCCTTCCTTGGCAGCGATTACGGCGAGGCGCTGCAGGAGGGCAAGATTCCGCTGTGCCTGGACGCCGAAACCGGTGCGCTCTACGCCGAGCACTACGAACATCGGTTCCCCATTACACCGCCCAGTTATGGCGAAGTCCTGCGGCTCACGGATAACCACGAGTTGCGCGCCCTGGCGCAGCATTTCGATGCGTTGAAAACCGAACCGGCGCCCTATCAGACGGCCCGCCAGCTGCGCGCCGACCTGGCCCGGCTGCTCGAAGACAACGCAATCCGGCAGCTCCTCGAAGCAGCACTCAAACACTACGACTCGACCACCGAAGAGGGTTTCAAGCGGCTTCACGGCCTGCTGGAACGCCAGAACTACCGTCTCGCCAGCTGGCGTACCGCTGGCGATGACATCAACTGGCGCCGATTCTTCGACATCAACGAGCTGGGCGGCCTGCGGGTCGAGCGCCCGGTGGTCTTCGAGGAAACCCACGCGAAGATCTTCGAGCTGATCAGCGAAGGCCTGGTCGACGGGCTGCGCATCGACCATGTCGATGGCCTGGCCAACCCGCGGGGTTACTGCCGACAGCTGCGGCGCCGGGTGGACCGGCTCAACGCGGCGCGGCCTGCTGAAGCCGCGCAGGCGCACGTACCCATCTATGTCGAGAAGATCCTCGCCGAGGGCGAACGCCTGCAAGATGACTGGGGTGTCGACGGCACCACCGGATATGAATTCATGAATCAGGTGTCGCTGCTGCAGCACGATCCGGCCGGCAAGTCGGTGCTTTGCTCGCTATGGAGCGAAGTGGCCGAGCGCCCGGAAGACTTTATGGAAGAAGTCCGCCTGGCACGGCAACTGGTGCTTACCGGGCCCCTGGCCGGCGATTTCGAAACCGTGGCGCAGGCGCTGCTGCAGGTGGCGCGCTACGACGTGATGACCCGTGATATCACCCTGGGCGCCATTCGCCGGGCGTTGCTGGAGCTGATCGTGCACTTCCCGGTGTACCGAACCTATATCGGCGCCCATGGACGACGAGAGACCGACGAGCCGTTTTTCCAGCAGGCGCTGGCGGGTGCGCGCACCACCCTCGGCGAGGCGGACTGGCCGTTGCTGGATTTGCTCGATCGCTGGCTCGGTGGCGAGAGCTTGCGCTCCCTGCCGCCGGGGCCAGCACGGCGAATTCGTCGCTACGCCTGCACGCGCTTCCAACAGCTCACCTCACCGGCCGCCGCCAAGGCCGTGGAAGACACGGCCTGTTATCGCTCCGGCGCCTTGCTATCGCGCAACGATGTTGGCTTCGATCCGCAGACCTTCAGCGCGCCGGTGGATGCGTTTCACGCCGAGTGTCTGGCCCGTGCAGAGCATTTCCCGCGCAATCTGCTGGCCACCGCTACCCACGACCACAAGCGCGGCGAAGACACCCGCGCCCGCATGACGGTGATCAGCGAGCGCGCTGATTGGTTCGCCGCCAAGGTGCGTCATTGGCGACAACTTGCCTATGGACAGCGACAGGAACTTGCCGACGGACCCGCTCCATCTGCAGGGGATGAAATGCTGCTGTTCCAGATTCTGCTTGGAAGCTGGCCGCTGGACCTGGATGCGGAGGATCGCAAATCCGTCGAGGCGTACGGCGAGCGGATCGTCAAGTGGCACGAAAAGGCCGTACGTGAAGCCAAACTGCGCAGCACCTGGACCGATCCCAACAGTGAATACGAAGGCGCTTGCCAGCAGTACATCAGGTCCCTGCTGCTTGACGAGCAATGCAAGACGCTGCGCACCGAGATCGCTGCCGCTGCGGCAGAACTCGCGCCGGCCGGCGCCCTGAACAGCCTGACCCAGACCTTGCTGCGCATGACCACGCCCGGTGTCCCTGACCTCTATCAGGGCGCCGATTACTGGGACTTCAGCCTGGTCGACCCCGACAACCGGCGGCCCGTGGACTTCGACCAGCGCCGCGCCACGTTCGCCCTGCAGGCGCAACCCACCGAGCTGCTGGCCAGCTGGAAGGATGCCCGCCTCAAGCAATGGCTGATCGCGCGAACTCTCGAGCTGCGCCGTGCGCAACCACGGCTTTTTACCGAAGGTCGTTACCTGCCGTTGAAAGTCGAGGGCGAGCACGCCGATCGACTGATCGCCTTCGCGCGGGAGCTGGGTGGTTCCTGGCTCATTGTCGTCGCCGCACGGCTTGCCAGCAGCCTGCTTGCCGACAGCCCTTCGCCGCAGATTCCGCCTGAGCGCTGGGGCGACACCGTCGTGCAATTGCCCGATGCGCTGAGCGGTCACGCAATGGAGCGACTTTTTGACGGAATGACAGTCACACCCACACAAGCGGGCTTACGTGCGACAGAAATTTTGAAATCACTGCCCTTGGCGCTTTTACAGTTATCTATCAGTTCAACAGGAGAATCAGAACGATGA
- a CDS encoding DUF2934 domain-containing protein gives MNKDEKRIREFAYDIWVSEGRPDGQDERHWQMACKLVEAENGKSMEKPASRSRKTATKPTDATPAAKPGKAAKVAKPAQDAKQPTDLKPAKPATAAKSTARPKAKAGTEAAEGTPAGVKKTRAPRAKKDS, from the coding sequence ATGAATAAAGACGAGAAACGCATCCGCGAATTCGCTTACGACATTTGGGTATCGGAGGGGCGCCCGGACGGTCAGGACGAACGTCATTGGCAAATGGCTTGCAAACTGGTCGAAGCGGAGAATGGCAAGTCGATGGAAAAGCCTGCAAGCCGCTCGCGCAAGACGGCCACCAAACCGACCGATGCGACCCCCGCAGCAAAACCTGGCAAGGCCGCCAAGGTCGCGAAGCCCGCACAGGATGCCAAGCAACCCACGGACCTCAAGCCGGCCAAGCCAGCCACTGCGGCCAAGAGCACCGCGCGCCCCAAAGCCAAAGCTGGCACTGAAGCGGCTGAAGGCACCCCCGCGGGTGTGAAGAAAACCCGCGCGCCACGCGCCAAGAAAGATAGCTGA